In Methanothrix sp., a genomic segment contains:
- a CDS encoding TRC40/GET3/ArsA family transport-energizing ATPase, with protein MKLIYVAGKGGVGKSVCSAATGIWAAEKGLETLVFSMDPAHSLSDILDLDLGGQTNKIGEHLSAYEPDLAEESRSFFRRYKNMITALFGLFEVEVRPEDFASMPGVSELIFMDKLNEIYVQEKYDLVVIDSAPTAMVLPLLQLPSITTGFVTRVLGIRNRWIGVLNMLESGFGDSILKEVRAMRLKAETMRNALIDPNTASITVVTIPEKAAVEESRRLIETVQSHGVNVSAIVINHVIRDCPCQFCQGKMASQSSHIQDIRNRYQDKRIVILPDYGGEIKGEGLKRVAEDLYARGEMEL; from the coding sequence ATGAAGCTCATTTATGTGGCAGGCAAGGGTGGCGTGGGAAAGAGCGTATGCTCTGCAGCGACTGGCATATGGGCCGCAGAGAAGGGTTTAGAGACTCTTGTCTTCTCCATGGACCCTGCTCATTCTCTATCTGATATCCTCGATCTGGACCTGGGGGGCCAGACCAATAAGATCGGAGAGCATCTATCCGCCTATGAGCCAGACCTTGCCGAGGAGTCACGCAGCTTCTTTCGCAGATATAAGAATATGATCACCGCCCTCTTCGGCCTCTTCGAGGTGGAGGTAAGGCCGGAGGACTTTGCCAGCATGCCCGGCGTCTCTGAGCTGATATTCATGGATAAGCTCAATGAGATCTATGTCCAGGAGAAGTACGATCTGGTGGTGATAGACTCGGCGCCCACGGCCATGGTCCTGCCTCTGCTCCAGTTGCCCTCCATCACCACTGGATTTGTCACCCGGGTTCTTGGCATCAGAAACAGATGGATCGGAGTCCTCAATATGCTGGAATCGGGGTTTGGAGACTCCATCCTCAAAGAGGTGAGAGCAATGCGGCTGAAGGCAGAAACCATGAGAAACGCCCTTATCGATCCCAATACTGCGAGCATAACTGTGGTGACCATCCCGGAGAAGGCGGCAGTGGAGGAGAGCAGACGGTTGATCGAGACAGTGCAGTCGCACGGAGTGAATGTCTCCGCCATTGTCATCAACCATGTGATTCGGGATTGCCCCTGCCAGTTCTGCCAGGGGAAGATGGCCTCTCAGAGCTCTCACATCCAGGATATCCGCAATCGTTACCAGGATAAGAGGATAGTAATTCTGCCCGACTATGGGGGAGAGATAAAAGGAGAGGGCCTCAAGCGGGTGGCAGAGGACCTCTATGCCAGGGGAGAGATGGAGCTGTAA